One stretch of Nomascus leucogenys isolate Asia chromosome 7b, Asia_NLE_v1, whole genome shotgun sequence DNA includes these proteins:
- the CABP7 gene encoding calcium-binding protein 7, producing the protein MGMVGERGMEGMGAAGKPSAAAGPGEIQRPPLQVVPTKRGRSCPEVPEYGTLVHPWAVLSPDLQALGWALKAMLRLREIREAFKVFDRDGNGFISKQELGTAMRSLGYMPNEVELEVIIQRLDMDGDGQVDFEEFVTLLGPKLSTSGIPEKFHGTDFDTVFWKCDMQKLTVDELKRLLYDTFCEHLSMKDIENIIMTEEESHLGTAEECPVDVETCSNQQIRQTCVRKSLICAFAIAFIISVMLIAANQVLRSGMK; encoded by the exons GATCCAGCGTCCTCCCCTGCAAGTGGTCCCCACCAAACGGGGTCGTT CCTGCCCAGAGGTCCCAGAATACGGCACCCTTGTGCACCCTTGGGCCGTGCTCTCACCAGATCTGCAGGCTCTGGGTTGGGCTCTCAAAGCCATGCTCAGGCTGCGGG AGATCCGAGAGGCCTTCAAGGTGTTTGACCGTGATGGCAATGGCTTCATCTCCAAGCAGGAGCTGGGCACAGCCATGCGCTCACTGGGTTACATGCCCAACGaggtggagctggaggtcatcatCCAGCGGCTGGACATGGATG GTGATGGTCAAGTGGACTTTGAGGAGTTTGTGACCCTTCTGGGACCCAAACTCTCCACCTCAGGGATCCCAGAGAAGTTCCATGGCACCGACTTTGACACTGTCTTCTGGAAG TGCGACATGCAGAAGCTGACGGTGGATGAGCTGAAGCGGCTGCTCTACGACACCTTCTGCGAGCACCTATCCATGAAGGACATAGAGAACATCATCATGACGGAGGAGGAGAGCCACCTGGGCACAGCCGAGGAGTGTCCCGTGGACGTGGAGA CCTGCTCCAACCAGCAGATCCGCCAGACGTGCGTGCGCAAGAGTCTCATCTGCGCCTTCGCCATTGCCTTCATCATCAGTGTCATGCTCATTGCGGCCAACCAGGTGCTGCGCAGTGGCATGAAGTAG